ACCAACGGCAAAGAGCGGCACCGCGCCGGCCCCGTGCTGCAAAGCAGCGCCGAGGGCTTTTTGAACGTGCCGCCCGACAACGAACGCCGTGCTTATCAGCAAGCCCTGCTGCTGCGCCGCGGTGCCGACTCGCTGGTGGTGCAAACCAACCTAGGCAACAACCGCGCCTTCCCCAACCGCAACCCCGCCCAGGAGCAGCGCCCGCAGGCGTTCCTTTACACCGACCGCGCCATTTACCGCCCCGGCCAAACGCTTTACTTCAAAGGCATCGTAGCCCAAAAACAAAACGGCCGCAGCCAGGTGCTGCAAAACACCCAAGTGCAAGTGCGCCTGCTCGATGTGAACGGCCAGCCGGTGCAGGAGTTCAGCTTTACCACCTCCGACTACGGCAGCTTTCACGGCTCCGCGGTGCTGCCCACCGGCTTGCTCAACGGGCAAATGCAGCTGCAGGTACGTAGCAAATTCTTCAGCGAAGCGCAGGACCTAGGGCAGGCGTTTATTTCGGTGGAGGATTACAAGCGCCCCACGTTCTTCGTCGCGCTCGATCCGGTAAAAGGCACGCCCAAGCTCGGCGATACGCTCTCGGTGCGGGGCACGGCCACAGCCTACGCCGGCCCGGCCGTGGATGGCGCCACGGTGCAATACCGCGTGGTACGCCGTACGGTGTGGCCCATGTTTGCGTGGGCTGAGCTGGATTTCGGCTTTGGCGGTCCGGGCATCGAGCGCCCATACTTCCCGAACCGCGGAGGCGAGCAGCAAATTGCCACAGGTACCGTCACCACCGATGCGCAGGGCCGCTTCCGGGTAAGCTTCACGGCTACCCCGCCCGACGATGCCGCCAACGACGACACGCCCGACGACGAGGACCAAGACGACTACCGCCCGCCCGGCCCGTGGCGCCCCAGCTACGTGTTCGAGGTAACGGCCGATGTAACCGACCCCAACGGCGAAACGCGCTCCGCCGAGCGCGGCGTTACCCTAGGTGGGCAGCCGCTCAATCTTGCCCTGAGCGGCCCACGTCAGGTAAATCAGCAGCAGATTGGTGATGCGTTTGTGCTGCGCAGTCAGAACGCCACCGGCGAGGCCGTGCCCGCTACCGGCACTCTGCGCCTCTACCGCCTCACGCCGCCGGCGCGCGTGCTGCGCCCGCGCTTGTGGCAACGCCCCGATCAGCCTGGCCTCAGCCGCGAACAGCACCAGCAGCTGTTCCCGCTCGATGCCTGGCTCAGCGAAGACGACCCCGACAAGTGGCCGCGCACCGCGGTAGGCGAGTGGCGCTTCGATACCGGCCAGCGCACCGGGCTGCCGGAGGTTGCCAAAGCCCTAGGTCCTCAAACGCCGGGTGCGTACCTGCTCGAGGCCAACACCACTACCGGCTCCGACACCGCCCGCACCCGCCTGGGCTTCACGCTGTATAACCCCACCGCGCAGCAGTTGCCGTTGCCCGTGCCGCAGTGGCTTACCGCCTTGCGCGATACCGTGGCGCCGGGCCAGGCCGCGCAGGTGCTCATTGGCTCGGGCTTTGAGGCGGTGCAAGCGCGCTTGGAGGTGGAAAGCCAGGGCCAGCTGGTGCGCGCCGAGTGGCTGACGCTGCGCCGCGAGCAGCGCCTCATTGCTTTGCCCACCACGGCCGCCAACGCCGGGCCCATGCACGTGCGGCTGATGTTTGTGCACGCCGGACGCTTCTATCAGCAGGAAGCCACCGTGCAAGTAGCCGAGCCCGAGCGGCCGTTGCAGCTTGCCATCAGCACCTTTCGCGACAAGCTGCAACCGGGCCAGAAGGAAACCTGGCGCGTCACCATTCGCAACAGCCAAAACCAGCCAGCCGCGGCCGAGCTGCTGGCCTCGCTCTACGATCAGTCGCTCGATTACTTCCGCCCGCACGCCTTTGCAAAGCCCGTGTTGCCGCAGCCTTATTTCGGGCAGCGTTTTGCGTGGAGCGGGGCAGGGTTTTGGGCGGATAATTGGCCGTTGCTGATTGCCCGGTTTGCTGGCGAAGCCACGGGCCGGCAGCAATACCTGTACCCCGATTTGCGAACCACGCTGTGGCAATGGCAGCGCGTTGGGAAACCCGGGGAAATTTTGCGGCCCAGAAGCATGGCCGACCGGCAGTTATCGGAAGTAGTGGTAACCGGCTACGGCGGTGGCCGCAACGTGCGCATCCGGGGTGCCAGCACCATGCAGGCTGCCCCAATGGCGGCCAGCGCCCAAAGCAGCGATGCAATGGTAATGGTCGAGGAAGTTGTGGAACACAAAGCCAAGGGTGCCGTGTCCGAAGTCAAAAGAACTCCGCGTGACCTCTCCACCGTACCCGTACGTTCCGACTTCCGCGAAACGGCCCTGTGGGCGCCCGCCGTGCGCACCAACGACAAAGGCGAAGTAGTGCTGGAGTTTCAGATGCCTGAAGCCGTGACGCGCTGGCAGCTGCTCACGCTGGCGCACACGCCCGATTTGCAAACCGGCATGCTGGCGCGGCAGCTCGTCACGCAAAAGCAGCTGATGGTAACGCCCAACGCGCCGCGGTTCTTCCGCGAAGGCGACCAGCTGCGCCTCACCGCCAAAATCAGCAACCTCACCGGCAAAGCCCTAGGTGGCACGGCCCAGCTGCTGCTGCTGGATGCTCGCACCAACCAGCCCATCGACAAGCAACTGCTGCGCGGCAAAGCCCAGGAGAAATTTAAGGTAGCGGCCAACCAAAGCACCACGGTAGGGTGGGAGCTGAGCATTCCGGCCGGGCTTGAGGCCGTAACCTACCGCGTGGTAGCGCAAGCCAAAAACTACTCCGATGGCGAGGAAAACACCCTGCCCGTGCTGCCCAACCGCCTGCTCGTTACCGAGGCGCTGCCCCTTACCGTGCGCGGCAATTCGGTGCGCGCGTTTGAGCTGCGCAAGCTGACGAGCACCACCTCGGCCACGCGCCAGAATCAAAGCCTCACGCTGGAGCTGACGAGCAACCCCGCCTGGTACGCCGTGCAAAGCTTGCCCTACCTGATGGAGTACCCCTACGAGTGCTCCGAGCAGGTATTCTCGCGCCTCTATGCCAACACGCTTGCGGCGCGCATTGTGCAGCAAAACCCGCGCATCCGGCCCGTGCTGGAAGAGTGGAAGCGCGCTGCCGCCAGCGGCGACAAGAACGCGTTGCGCTCCAAACTCGAGCAAAACCAGGAGCTGAAGGCCTTGCTGCTGCAGGAAACCCCGTGGGTGCGCGAAGGGCAGTCGGACACGGAGCGCATGCGTCGCCTGGCCGAGCTGTTCGACGAGGCCCGCCTGCAGGCCGAAACCCAGCGCGCTGCCCAAAAGCTGCAGGAGCTGCAAAGCCCCAGCGGTGCCTTCCCGTGGTTTAAGCAAATGCCCGACAACCGCTACATCACGCAGGTGGTAGTGGCGGGCTTCGGCCGCCTGCGCCGCCTGGGCGCTTTTGATGCCCAGCAAGATGCCCAAACCGCCGATGTGCTCCTCCGCGCCGTGGCTTACCTCGACCGCCAGCTGGCCGCCGATTACGCCCAGCTGCGCCGCCAAAAAGGCCTCAAGCTCACCGACGACCACTTAGGCGACGCCACGCTGCACGCGCTCTACGCCCGCTCGTTTTGGGCCACTGAGCTGCCCGTGCCCGCCGAGGCCAAACCAGCTTACGACTACTACCGCGAGCAAACCGCCAAGTACTGGCCCAAGCGCAACCGCTACCTGCAAGGCTTTGCCGCCGTGGTGCTGCACCGCAACGGCCAGGCCAAACCCGCCCGCGAAGTGCTGGAGGCGCTGCGCCAAAACGCCCTCCGCTCCGACGAACTCGGCATGTATTGGAAGGACGTGCAGCCGGGCTTCTACTGGCAGCAGGCGCCCACCGAAACCCAGGCGCAGCTAATCGAGGCCTTCAGCGAAGTAGCCCCGGCGGATCAGCAGTCGGTAGAGGAAATGAAGCTCTGGCTGCTGGCGCACAAGCGCACCCACAACTGGGAAAGCACCCGCGCCACCGCCGATGCCTGCTACGCTTTGTTGCTGCAAGGCGGGCGCAACTGGCTCGAGCCCGCGCAACCGTTGCAGGTTTCCCTAGGTGCCCAGGCCATCAACACCAGCCAAGGGGCCGAGGCCGGCACCGGCTACCTCAAGCGCAGCTACCCAGCTGCCGAGGTAAAGCCGACCATGGGCAAAGTGCGCGTGCACAAAACCGATGCGGGCGTGGCTTGGGGCGCGCTGTACTGGCAGTACTTCGAGCAGCTCGATAAGATTACGCAGGCCGACAAAGCGCCCATCACGCTCACGCGCCAGCTCTTCCGCGAAAATCCTAGCAACAACGGCCCCGTGCTTACGCCCCTGCAAGCTGCTGCGCCGCTGCGGGTGGGCGAGGTGCTGGTGGTGCGCCTGGTGCTGAAAACCGACCGCGAGCTGGAGTTTGTGCACCTGAAAGACACGCGCGCCGCCGGCCTCGAGCTGATAAGCCAAACCTCGGGCTACCGCTATCAGCAGGGCCTCGGTTACTACGAAAGCCCGCGCGACGCCGCTACCAACTTCTTCATGGATGTACTGCCCCGCGGCACGCACGTGTTCGAGTACCGCCTGCGCGCGGCCCAGGCCGGCGACTTTTCGTCGGGCATCAGCCAGGTGCAGTGCCTCTACGCGCCCGAGTTCACCAGCCACTCGGCCGGGCAGCGGCTGCGCATCGGGCCGCAGTAGTTGAGCACCTAGGGCTTTTCGTTGCTCCGGACCGGAGTTTGGAATCTGGTTGAGGTATTCGGCGTGCACGTCTGCGCAGCCTGTCTGCCCCAGGTTCCAAACTGCGGCCCGACGCAAGGAAAAGCCCTTTGGCTGCCGCCGCCGGGCACGGCAAGGCAGCTCGTCAATACTATTCAACGAGCTTTAGCGTTTGTCATCTTTCCGGGAATAAACAGGCCGCCAGAATGCTATTCGGGCCGGGTTTTGCCTCTTTCCAAGATGATTGGTATTTTTGCGCCCCGGTTGATTTTTGGATTGAGAGGATTGCTGATGATACGAACCGCTTTACTTACGGCTGCTCTGGCCGCTTTTGCTCTGACTACCCACGGCCAACACGGGCGCCGTGCGGCCGTGTCGCACGCCAAGCAGCCCGACACCGCCGGCAAAGTAGCCGTGCCCGTAGGCCCCGCGTTGCCCGGCGAAGAAACGCTTTCGGCCCAGGAGCGCGCCGAGCGCACGTTCATCATGCCGGTGCGTAAGAAAATGCCCTCAGTAGCACGCCCGGCCGCCGCGCCGCGCCCCCAGCTCGACCCCACCAGCACCGACGCGGTAGCCATTGGCCCGCCCACCGCCGAAGAAGCCGCCGAGGAAGCCACCAGCAAAGCCGAAGCCGCCAAAACCACGGCCGCGCGCACGGCCCGCCGCACTTCGGGCCGCCGCAGCAGCACTGCGCACCGCAGCAGCTCGCGCAGCCGGAGCAGCAGCAAAAAAAGCTCGTCGGCTAGGCGCAGCACCTCCAGCAAAAAGAAGAGCACGGCCCGGAAGAGCACCAGCAAATCATCGGCCGCCAAAAAGAAATCCTCGTCGCGCCGTCGGCGCTAACCAAGCATACCTCAACAAAAAAGCACCCCCACTCGGAGGTGCTTTTTTGTTGGTGGCAAGTGCCCGGCGGGCGGCACCTAGGGCTATACGTTCTGCGGCATCAGGCGCACCACCAGGCCATCGAGGCGCGGCGTAATGCGAATCTGGCACGACAAGCGGCTGCCGTTTGACATGATGGGCAACGATTCGAGCATGGCCATTTCGTCGTCGCCGGGCTCGGGCAGCTCGGGGCCGGCCAGCACCTCCACGTGGCAGGTGCCGCACAGCGCCATGCCGCCGCAGGTGGCTTGTATGTCGTAGCCCGAGGCTTTCATCACCTCCATCAGGCTCAGGCCCATATCGGTAGGGGCAACCAGCTCGGTGCGCTGGCCGGGGGCGTCCTCAACGTATACGCGTACTTCCGTAATATCTTCCAAGCTCATAGCAGGAGGTCTTAGTTGTCGGTGGCGAGTTGTCGGGCGCAGCAATTGGCCCAACGGCGGTGCGAAAAAACGCAAAAACCGGGAGCCAACCTGCATCGGCTCCCGGTTCTTGCGCATCAGCCCACCGGACTGACAACTAATAGCCAATAACTGGCAACGGATTTACAGCGTGGGTACCCCGTTTACGGTGGTGTACTTCAGCACGTATTTCTTGTCGGGGAACATGTATTTGTACGCTCCTTGCGCCATCAGGGCCGCCTCGTGGAAGCCGCACAAAATGAGCTTCAGCTTGCCGGGGTAGGTATTGATGTCGCCGATGGCGTACACGCCGGGCACCGAGGTAGAGTAGTCGAGGGTGTTCACCTTCACGGCGTCGTCTTCGAGCTCCAGGCCCCACTCGCCAATCGGGCCGAGCTTGGGCGTGAGGCCGAACAGCGGAATAAAGCTGTCGACGGTGATGGTGTTGGTGCTGCCGTCGTTAGCCGTGATGGTAACGGCCTCCAGCGCCTCCTGGCCGTGCACGTGCGTCACGTTGCTGCTCAGCACCAGGTTTACTTTGCCGGCCTCGTGCAGGGCCTTCACTTTCTCGGCCGAGTCGGCGGCGCCGCGGAAAGTGGTACCGCGGTGCACCAAAGTAACCTCTTTGGCTACGTTGGCCAGGAAAATGGTCCAGTCGAGGGCCGAGTCGCCGCCGCCGGCAATTACGATGCGCTGGTCGCGGAAGGTTTCGGGGTCGCGCACCATGTAGTACACGCCTTTGCCGCCTTCGTACTTCTCGAGCTCCTCGATGGCCGGCTTGCGGGGCTCAAACGAACCCAGGCCGCCGGCAATGGCAATGGCTTTGCAGCGGATTTCGGTGCCGTCGGTGGTGGTGAGCATAAAGGAGCCGTCTTCCAGCTTCTCGAACGACTCGACCCGCTCGCCCAGCGTGAAGGTGGGGTGGAAGGGCTCGATCTGGCGCATCAGGTTCTGCACCAGGTCGCCGGCCAGTACCTCGGGGTAGCCGGGAATGTCGTAAATGGGTTTCTTCGGGTAGATTTCCGACAGCTGGCCGCCTACTTGCGGCAGGGCGTCGACTACGTGGCAGCGGAGCTTAAGCAAACCGGCTTCGAAGACGGCAAACAGCCCCACGGGGCCGGCACCGATGATGCAGATGTCAGTGGAAATGGTAGCGTGCATTACGGAGGTAAAACAATCAGCAATTGCCACCGCGGCCGGTGGCTGCTCGTTTGTATCGGGTAGATAACCAATGCCAAGGGCAAGAGGTTGCCGCTCATGCGAAAACGGTGCGCAAAGGTACGGGGCTTCGGGCAAAACATAGCGCCGCAAGCATAAAGTCGCGGCACCCGGTTGCCGTTGGGCGGGGCCCAAACGCACCACGGGCGGGCGCACCTAGGTGCGCCCGCCCGTGGGTTGGGGTGGCAGCCGGAGGCGGCGCGTTAGTCGCGCAGCTCCATCCGGATAACCTTGCTTTGCGTGCCCGCTACGAGGCGCACAATGTAAAGGCCGCCGCGCAGCTTCTCGCGCACAAACTCGTGGCGGTACTGCTGGCCCACGCGGGCTTCGCCTTCGGCCAGCACGCGCACCACGCGGCCCTGCATGTCAATCACCTCCAACCGGAACGGCCCGTTTTGGGGCACCTCAAACCACAGCGTGGTGCGGCTGTCGGCGGGGTTGGGGGCAGCGCTCAGCATGGCGGCGCTGGTGGGGGCGGCTGCCGGGGCCTGGGCCAGCTCGGTGCCGCACGTGCCCAGCTTGTCGCCGTGGGCCAGGTGGTCGGTGGCACCTAGGGCATCCACGCACAGGGTGCGGCCGTTGTGGCACACCTGCACTTTGTTGTTCTTGTTGCCGCAGCGCATATCCAGCACCGTAATGGTTACCTCGGCGGTTTCCACGCACTGGTTTTTGTCGGTGGCCGTTACCGTAAAGGTGTAGGTGCCGGCCTGCGTGGGCGTAAACACCGTTTGGGCCTCGTTGGGAGTGCTCAGGCCCGTAGCCGGCGCCCAGCGGTACTGCTCGTAGGCGGTGCTGCGGGCAAGCAGCGTTACGCTCTGCGGGCCGTAGCCCAGCACAATGGTGGTGGCGGGCAGGCCGGTACGCTCGGCCGAGTAGGCCGGAATCACGTCGAGCGTGGGCGCCACGCAGGCGTACATGGGCGGCAGATCAAAAGCCTCCACCTGATCGAGGCGGCTGGTGCTCAGGCCCTGCTTGGCGCTGAAGCCCAGGCCGCGGCGGGCAAACACCTGCCAGATCAGCTTCTGGTTTTTGCCGCCGTAGCGCAGCTGGTCGGCTTTCAGGATGGCGTCGCGGGCATCCACGAAGCCCGGGCTGCACGGTTGCAGCTTCAGGCCGTCAATCACCAGGTACATGGCCATGTTGTTGCCGCCGGTGCCGGTGTGCAGGTTGGGGTCGTAGCCGTACTTATCCACCAGGGCCCAGGTCATGTCCCAGATCATGGTTGCCCACACAAAGCCCACGCCGTGCGGCTGCGAGAGGGCCGGGTTGTTGGTGGCGGCGTAGGTGTAGTTGTTGATGGCGAAATCGGTGCTGTACGGGGCCGGCCGGATGCCGCGGCCCGTGGTGGGCTGGCCTTGGGCGTAGGTGCCAATGCCGCGCACCTTGCTGCCTTTGTCGCCGGGCTTCATGGTCAGCATCAGGCCAAACCAGTCGCTCCAGCCCTCGCCGGCCTGCTCGGCGTTGTTGAGGCAGCTCGAGGTAAGGCGGCCGCCCGTCAGGCGCGTCGAAATGCCGTGGCCGTACTCGTGGGCGATAATGCCGTTGTCGAAGTCGCCGTCGATTTCGGGGCCCGAGCCGGCGTTTTTCAGCGCAATGCGGGTTTCGGCGCCCAGGTCGAGCAAGGCGCGCAACGCGGCGCCGTCTTCCTGGCTGATCATTACGGCCGGCACCGTTACCGGCGCCACCGGCGAGCCGCCCATCACGATGGGCGCGCCCGGGGCGTTGTTAATCACGATTACGGCCGTGGCACCGGCTTGCTGTGCGTTCAGCACCTTGGTGGCAAAGTCGCAGGAGCCGCGGTACACCACCGCAAAGTTGCCGGCTATGGCGCCGGCGTTGCTCAGGGCGGTGCAGCCTTGCTCGCTGGTGCCGCTGGCGGTGGCCACCAGCACTGCCTTGCCCTCGAGCGGCGTGGCCGTAAGGGGCTTGCTGAAGGCGGCCTCCACGGCCGGGTACGTAGCCGCGGCGCGGGCCGGGGCCGTTATCCGGAACATCTCCCGGTCGGGGATGCCGCTCCACAGGTACATC
The sequence above is drawn from the Hymenobacter sp. YIM 151858-1 genome and encodes:
- a CDS encoding T9SS-dependent M36 family metallopeptidase, which produces MPNHVLTLGRPLLFSALLLAGAAGFAQTRPEARTHDVPARVAQQLRQQQKSLQLADDDLSSLVLSSETVSKHNGMRHLYVQQRYRGVEIHNAISTVNTNRTDEVVHVANRFYNNLGRRAKVSKATLTADAAVAAAARHLGLSPKGPVAARSRSTEPDRSTVFGTGGISLEPITAKLVYQPLADGSLRLAWEVSIYELNALNWWEIRLDASTGEVLDKNNLVTHCEFDNHGPGGVALGDAHPLLAPFAQQAAVAPAPYAAPASNAYNVYALPAESPSHGPREYVSGTTADAVASPFGWHDTNGAAGPEFTTTRGNNVHAYEDPTNNNNGAINYSPDGGAALLFDFPVDLTKQPVTYRDAAITNLFYLSNMMHDVWQRYGFDEASGNFQVTNYTGAPGANDDVRAEAQDSRNIATTRNNANFATPIDGFRPRMQMYLWSGIPDREMFRITAPARAAATYPAVEAAFSKPLTATPLEGKAVLVATASGTSEQGCTALSNAGAIAGNFAVVYRGSCDFATKVLNAQQAGATAVIVINNAPGAPIVMGGSPVAPVTVPAVMISQEDGAALRALLDLGAETRIALKNAGSGPEIDGDFDNGIIAHEYGHGISTRLTGGRLTSSCLNNAEQAGEGWSDWFGLMLTMKPGDKGSKVRGIGTYAQGQPTTGRGIRPAPYSTDFAINNYTYAATNNPALSQPHGVGFVWATMIWDMTWALVDKYGYDPNLHTGTGGNNMAMYLVIDGLKLQPCSPGFVDARDAILKADQLRYGGKNQKLIWQVFARRGLGFSAKQGLSTSRLDQVEAFDLPPMYACVAPTLDVIPAYSAERTGLPATTIVLGYGPQSVTLLARSTAYEQYRWAPATGLSTPNEAQTVFTPTQAGTYTFTVTATDKNQCVETAEVTITVLDMRCGNKNNKVQVCHNGRTLCVDALGATDHLAHGDKLGTCGTELAQAPAAAPTSAAMLSAAPNPADSRTTLWFEVPQNGPFRLEVIDMQGRVVRVLAEGEARVGQQYRHEFVREKLRGGLYIVRLVAGTQSKVIRMELRD
- a CDS encoding 2Fe-2S iron-sulfur cluster-binding protein produces the protein MSLEDITEVRVYVEDAPGQRTELVAPTDMGLSLMEVMKASGYDIQATCGGMALCGTCHVEVLAGPELPEPGDDEMAMLESLPIMSNGSRLSCQIRITPRLDGLVVRLMPQNV
- a CDS encoding alpha-2-macroglobulin family protein, which codes for MRFFLLILAAWLLLMVVPSNASAPPAGGPYAAHWKKIDVLLQKDQTEAAQKLVLGIYEKARAARHTADYVRALVYRLHLLRQREEDADAQSIRLLEADLGTAAFPARPIVHSLLAEQYHQYLRQNRYRLYERTQLAAADSLGAADLATWDAARLAAQVVRHYRASAETEAARLQQTTLRDLGPLATPADAPGQQLRPTLYDLLAHRAIEALRDDELYLTRPAEQFRFTDARLLAPAEAFAQLPLGAPAADSLNGPLHALRLWQQLTAFRLRDAQNPAALADAERLRLAFVHEKAAFANKTAAYTAALRRAQHRYDALPAWADFQAELAEQAQRQKRLPEALELARAAVRRYPKSVGAARAQGIINELERPELQVRTAEVALPNQAMLLSVRYRNLRQVYGFAWKLPAAALLREQLGQRDAEIPKAYARRLGAKPAATWTMALPGPADYRAHRAEVAGPKLPAGHYLVLLSTANERPAQERENVATAYAFVSVSELGEVHRAAPASGTDLWTLDRRTGQPLAGVGVQLWYQEYTNGKERHRAGPVLQSSAEGFLNVPPDNERRAYQQALLLRRGADSLVVQTNLGNNRAFPNRNPAQEQRPQAFLYTDRAIYRPGQTLYFKGIVAQKQNGRSQVLQNTQVQVRLLDVNGQPVQEFSFTTSDYGSFHGSAVLPTGLLNGQMQLQVRSKFFSEAQDLGQAFISVEDYKRPTFFVALDPVKGTPKLGDTLSVRGTATAYAGPAVDGATVQYRVVRRTVWPMFAWAELDFGFGGPGIERPYFPNRGGEQQIATGTVTTDAQGRFRVSFTATPPDDAANDDTPDDEDQDDYRPPGPWRPSYVFEVTADVTDPNGETRSAERGVTLGGQPLNLALSGPRQVNQQQIGDAFVLRSQNATGEAVPATGTLRLYRLTPPARVLRPRLWQRPDQPGLSREQHQQLFPLDAWLSEDDPDKWPRTAVGEWRFDTGQRTGLPEVAKALGPQTPGAYLLEANTTTGSDTARTRLGFTLYNPTAQQLPLPVPQWLTALRDTVAPGQAAQVLIGSGFEAVQARLEVESQGQLVRAEWLTLRREQRLIALPTTAANAGPMHVRLMFVHAGRFYQQEATVQVAEPERPLQLAISTFRDKLQPGQKETWRVTIRNSQNQPAAAELLASLYDQSLDYFRPHAFAKPVLPQPYFGQRFAWSGAGFWADNWPLLIARFAGEATGRQQYLYPDLRTTLWQWQRVGKPGEILRPRSMADRQLSEVVVTGYGGGRNVRIRGASTMQAAPMAASAQSSDAMVMVEEVVEHKAKGAVSEVKRTPRDLSTVPVRSDFRETALWAPAVRTNDKGEVVLEFQMPEAVTRWQLLTLAHTPDLQTGMLARQLVTQKQLMVTPNAPRFFREGDQLRLTAKISNLTGKALGGTAQLLLLDARTNQPIDKQLLRGKAQEKFKVAANQSTTVGWELSIPAGLEAVTYRVVAQAKNYSDGEENTLPVLPNRLLVTEALPLTVRGNSVRAFELRKLTSTTSATRQNQSLTLELTSNPAWYAVQSLPYLMEYPYECSEQVFSRLYANTLAARIVQQNPRIRPVLEEWKRAAASGDKNALRSKLEQNQELKALLLQETPWVREGQSDTERMRRLAELFDEARLQAETQRAAQKLQELQSPSGAFPWFKQMPDNRYITQVVVAGFGRLRRLGAFDAQQDAQTADVLLRAVAYLDRQLAADYAQLRRQKGLKLTDDHLGDATLHALYARSFWATELPVPAEAKPAYDYYREQTAKYWPKRNRYLQGFAAVVLHRNGQAKPAREVLEALRQNALRSDELGMYWKDVQPGFYWQQAPTETQAQLIEAFSEVAPADQQSVEEMKLWLLAHKRTHNWESTRATADACYALLLQGGRNWLEPAQPLQVSLGAQAINTSQGAEAGTGYLKRSYPAAEVKPTMGKVRVHKTDAGVAWGALYWQYFEQLDKITQADKAPITLTRQLFRENPSNNGPVLTPLQAAAPLRVGEVLVVRLVLKTDRELEFVHLKDTRAAGLELISQTSGYRYQQGLGYYESPRDAATNFFMDVLPRGTHVFEYRLRAAQAGDFSSGISQVQCLYAPEFTSHSAGQRLRIGPQ
- a CDS encoding NAD(P)/FAD-dependent oxidoreductase; this encodes MHATISTDICIIGAGPVGLFAVFEAGLLKLRCHVVDALPQVGGQLSEIYPKKPIYDIPGYPEVLAGDLVQNLMRQIEPFHPTFTLGERVESFEKLEDGSFMLTTTDGTEIRCKAIAIAGGLGSFEPRKPAIEELEKYEGGKGVYYMVRDPETFRDQRIVIAGGGDSALDWTIFLANVAKEVTLVHRGTTFRGAADSAEKVKALHEAGKVNLVLSSNVTHVHGQEALEAVTITANDGSTNTITVDSFIPLFGLTPKLGPIGEWGLELEDDAVKVNTLDYSTSVPGVYAIGDINTYPGKLKLILCGFHEAALMAQGAYKYMFPDKKYVLKYTTVNGVPTL